The nucleotide window TTATGTGAAACAGCATAACAATAAGCCTATTTTAGTTTTATATTTGAACGAGAGTTCGTTAGCTGTACAACTAGGATCTAAAGGGAGACATCTGCAATCCGTCATGACAGTCTAGTAGAATGAAAGGGATCAAAGGAATGAGCGGAAAATATATTTTAAAATATAGCATTACACTTTATTGTGAAATGATTTGGCTTTACTTTGCGCTTATCGTCTGGAGTAAGCTGGAATGGGAAGTTGAAACTTCCCCTTTAATGATACTATTTATTGTTCCAACAATTTTGGCCGTTTTCTTGTACCTTATTACAAGGACGTTCATCCGTAATTTTTATGTTCAGTATAGTTCCATATTGATTGTGTTTTTTATGTATATATATTTTCTTTGGAATCAAGTCGCACCTCACGGCGGCCTAGCCTATGAACTAACTGTTTGTGCAGTCGCATTTCATCTGTTTTTAAGAAGTCTTTATTTTTTAAATAAGGAACCGAAACGAATCAATATGCTAATTCGTTTTGAAGGAAATATTTTTATTTATATATTTCTTGTATTGTTTTTTCAAGCAAATCCAGTGCTAACTGTAAATCTTCATATTTATTTCTTTGTGGCGATTATTTTAAGTTTAGCAGGCATGGTGTTAACTTTATATCCTGATGAAACTTCCAATGATGGTGAAGAAGATGTTGAAATTAGGAAAGTAGGGAATGTCGGTTGGCTTCCATATGCGGTAGCTAGTGTATTTCTAATTATTATAGCCTCGGGCTTTTTATTGCTATTACCAGGTGTACATTCAGTAGTTACCTCAACATTATTGGCCGCCTGGAATATCCTTTTAAAGGTTGGGAGTATTATTCAATCGGTGCTGCTGTGGATTATGTCACTTTTTCCAACGCCAGATAGCGGGGGCCCGCTTGAGATGGAACCTGGAATGGCTCCATCGATGGTAGAAGGAAAAGAGGAAATACCTCAGGTTAGTCTCCCTCTTTTTGAAATTTTAACTGTTGTAGCGGGTGCAGGTATATTACTTGGCTTATGGTTTTTACTAAAAGGATTGAAAAAAAGATCTTTACCACAGAGAGTTAATCAGCGTCGGAAATTCATAAAAAGATCAAAATCGTTTAGTTTATTCGGTTGGTTAAAAAGACTATTTAATAAAGGGTTTAGAGCAGTGGCAAGGAACTTCTCCTTTTATTATGAAAATGATGCTTATTGGGAGTTTTATAAACTATCAAAATGGGGTCGAAAGCAAGGCTATCCTAGATTGTCTACTGAAACGCCGCATGAATATGCAGCAAAGCTTACCGCTTTACCTTTATTTAGTGAGCATGAAAGTGGGACATTAAAATATACTAAAGAATCCATTAATAAATTAATAAATGATTATACGGCCGCTTATTATGGAAAACAGAGTGAAACAACGCATTAAAAGGGCTTAGAGAAATAAGATTCTAAGCCTTAATTTTAGTAATAGAACTATCCTTAAAAAATTGGGGTGATAGATGTGGACTTTCTGTCTATAATATCTTTTTTAGGTGCTGCAATAGTTCTTACCCTTATGCCTGGGCCAGATAACTTGTTCACCTTGACACAGAGTATAGCAAATGGGAAAAATGCAGGAATTTTTACTACTCTGGGGCTTTGCACAGGATTATTAGTACATATTTCTGCTGCGACCATCGGAATTTCAGCAGTGATTTATCAGTCAGCTTTTGCTTTTACAGTAGTGAAATATGCAGGAGCAGCATACTTGTTATTCTTAGCATTTAAGTCATTTAAAGAAAAAGAATCGAGTTTAAACCTTAACAACGAGGATTCTTTAGAGTACAAATCTTTATACAAAAAAGGAATCATAATGAATCTATTAAATCCAAAAGTTTCTTTGTTTTTCTTGGCATTCTTTCCGCAGTTCATCAATTATGAGTATGGTAATGTTTCTATACAAATGCTTATCTATGGAATCCTATTTCTAGTCCAAGCATTAGTAATTTTCACTTTAATAAGCATCTTTGCTGGAAAAGTAGGTTATTTTCTACGCAAAAATGCATCAATAACTAAAAAGATGAATATTATTCAAGGCTCATTGTTTACACTCATAGGGTTAAAAATTACTTTTAGCCAAAAATAATATATTTAAAGAGTAGTCTAAAGCTACTCTTTTTCTAAGCCCATGAGCAAAAATTATAGTGCTAAAATTAGTTGCTATATTTTGAAAATTACTGATATATTAAAATCATACGTTAATCGGGGATGGACTTGTTACTTAAAGATATTCTTTAACTTTTTAGTTTATTATAATTCGCATTTTTTCGATAATCGGCAGGCGTATGACCAATATATTTTTTAAACGTACGATGGAAGTGGGGCATACTTTCAAATCCACACTGCTCGGCAATAGCTGCGATTTTATCGTTTGTACGCAACAGTAGCTCTTTCGCTTTTAATATGCGTTTTGTTGTAATATATTCTGATATATTTAATCCGGTCGTTTCTTTAAAGACACGGCTTAAATGTGCAATGCTTACATTGCTATGACTTGATAGCATTTCTAAAGTTATTTTGTCTGTAAAATGCTGTTCTAAATATTCGAGAATATCTTTCATCCAAGATGGCCCCAAATGGGTAGACTGTGAATTTTGTTCGGGGTTTTTAATCATTGTTCGACTTAAGAATAATAGTAATAACTGAACATGTGTTAAGGCGGCATGGCGATAACCCATTTCTTTATTAGTTAACTCAAAATAGATTTGATCTAAAAGCGTATTGATGTGTCTTTGCTGATCTTTTTGCAAGATATATTTATACGATTTCGATCGAAGACTTTCCTCAAAAATTTGCAAATAAGAAAAAGTATCACCGAGAAATCGGTTGGTAATGAGCAATGGATTAAAGTAAATGGCTGTAGATGTAGCGGGAGTTTTCTCATCAGGAATAACACGATGAATTGTATTTCCCGGAATCACAAAGACATTTCCACCCTCCATTTTTCGAACAGATTGGTCGATAAAGGATGTCCCCTTTCCGCGATGAACAAAGATAAGTTCGTACCAATCATGAAAATGATAGGGAAGTTCATCTTGAATTCTTTTTGTATCTTTATAGACTATTTGCAGCGGAAAAGAACTATTAGGATCAAATTGTTTCCGAATGGGTTTCATTTTTATCACCGTTTTGGTTGATGTTTTGTATTAACAATATCAAAATAAGGTATGTTTTTGCAATTATACGCTATTTTTGTTCGCAAATCCTCATGTTAAAATTGAATGTAAAGACAAAATCTAAAGGTGATTATTAATGAAAAATTCATATATTCAAATACACCATAATGACTCAGTAATCATTGCTTTACAAAGCTTTAAACAAGGTGAAATTATTGAGGTAAATGGTTCATCACTTCAATTAAAAGAGGATATTGAATACGGGCATAAAATAGCTCTTAAAAATATTGCAGTAGATGAGGATGTTATTAAATATGGTTTCCCGATTGGACATGCTACCCGGGAAATAACTGCGGGTGAATGGATTCATACTCATAATGTAAAAACTAACCTTAAAGGTAAACTTGATTATACGTTTAACCAAAAGATGACAAAACATGAACAACTATTACCCGTGAATGAATTAACGTTTAACGGCTATGTTAGAAGTAATGGCGATGTTGGCATTCGCAATGAAATTTGGATCATCAATACAGTCGGCTGTATTAATAAAACAGCTGAACTGTTAGCAAAGATGGCAACAAAAGAATTTAGTGACCAAAATATTGACGGGGTCTATCACTTTCCGCATCCATTTGGATGTTCACAGTTAGGCGACGATCTTCATAATACACAAAAAATATTAAGAAATTTGGTGCAGCACCCTAATGCTGCAGGTGTGTTAGTGCTAGGTCTTGGCTGTGAAAATAACCATATTCCAGTATTTAAAGAAGTACTTGGTGAATATGATGAAAATCGTGTTAAATTTTTAAGTGTACAAGCTGTTGATGATGAGCTTGAAGAAGGAATAGATGTAATCGAAGAGTTAGTTAACTATGCAAGTCAATTTAAAAGACAACCTGTTCCACTTTCAAAATTAAAAGTAGGCTTAAAATGTGGAGGCTCTGATGGGTTATCAGGAATTACAGCCAACCCTTTAGTTGGAGCTTTTTCAGATGATTTAATTGCTGCCGGTGGAACAACGGTTTTAACTGAAGTTCCTGAAATGTTTGGTGCAGAAACAATTTTAATGGAACGGGCTAAAGATGAGCAAACTTTCAACCAAATTGTCAATTTAGTAAATGATTTTAAAGATTACTTTATAAAGCATGATCAACCTGTATATGAGAACCCTTCACCAGGTAATAAAAAAGGTGGAATAACAACGCTTGAAGAAAAGTCACTAGGCTGTGTCCAAAAAGGTGGAACAAGTGCTGTTCAGGATGTTCATGATTATGGTGGAATTGCCACCAAACCAGGCTTAAATCTTTTACAAGGCCCTGGTAATGACCTGGTATCTGTTACTTCATTAGCAGCATCAGGCGCACATATTGTACTATTTACAACGGGAAGAGGCACACCGTTTGGAGGGCCTGTTCCAACTGTCAAGATCTCGTCTAACACAGCTCTTGCTGAGAAAAAGAAAAGCTGGATTGACTTTAATGCAGGGCAATTAGTTGAAGGGAAACCGATGGAGCAGCTGCGATATGAATTTTTACAATATGTAATAAATGTAGCATCAGGTGAAAGCTATACAAATAATGAGAAAAACGGATATAAAGAGATTTCTATCTTTAAAGATGGAGTGTTTTTATAAATACTGGAGTTCGAAGAAACGAGGGATGTAAATTGAGTTTAGCAGGTATGGATGTAATCAATAAATTACTAGATGATGTAAAGCTACCTAAAATGGTTAAAGTTAAACAAAACTTTTATGCACCTGAAGTAGAGGATGTAGCTGCAGAGGTTCATAAGGTGATCAATGAAGCGGGTGTTTTGAGCCGAATTGAAAAAGGCGACAAGGTTGCAATTGCAGTAGGTAGTCGTGGTGTTGCAAAAATTAATGTTTTAGCACGTGAAGTTGTCAATGCTGTAAAGTCAGTTGGTGGAGAGCCGTTCGTTTTTCCTGCAATGGGAAGTCATGGCGGTGCTACAGCTGAAGGACAAAAAGGTGTATTGGAGCATATGGGCGTAACAGAAGAGTTTATTGGCGCACCTATTCGAGCAACGATGGAGGTTGTTAAAGTTGGCGAATTAGATAATGGTGTACCATGTTACGTTGATAAATATGCCTATGAAGCAGATAAGATCATCGTGATCAACCGTATAAAAGCACATACTGCTTTCCGTGGAAAGTACGAAAGCGGCTTAATGAAAATGATGACAATTGGTTTAGGTAAACAAAAAGGAGCAGACGCAGCTCATCAATATGGTTTTGGCTACATGGCAAAACATGTTGAGGAAATTGCTAACATCGTAATGAAAAAGGCTCCAGTTATATTTGGTTTAGGTTCAATCGAAAATGCATATGATCATGTTGCGAAAATTGTAGCTCTTCCGGTTGAGAGAATTCCAGAAGAAGAACCAGCGTTACTGCAGGAAGCAAAAGGCTTAATGGCTCGTATTATGTTTGAAAATATCGATGTACTTGTTGTTGATGAAATGGGTAAAGATATTTCTGGTGACGGCATGGATCCAAACATTATTGGACGATATGCGACACCATACGCGAGCGGAGGCCCTGATGTAAAGCGAATCGTAGTGCTTGATTTAACAAAGGTTACTCACGGAAATGCGAACGGAATTGGTCTTGCAGACATCATTACGAAAAAGCTGTTCGATCAAATCGACTATGTACAAGGGTTCGCAAATGGTTTAACAAGTACGGTTACGGATGTTGTGAAAGTACCGATGTTTATGGAAACAAATGAATTAGCTGTTAAAGCTGGCGTTAAAACATGCAACACTTTTGATAAAGAAAATGTTAAAATTGTTCGCATCAAAAACACACTCGAAGTTGGGGAAATTTGGATATCTGAAGGATTATTAGAAGCAGCAAAAAATAATCCGGAAATCGAAATTCTAAGCGAACCATTTGAAATGGAATATTAATAGAGCGGGGCTTTTTGTAAAGTAAGTCTTATTGATGTAAAAACACATGGCGTTTTTGTAGTAACGGGTTTACTTGTGAGGTGCAAAACGGTAAATAGCAGACCGAATCAAATAGCAAATCACATAAACTTCACAGTAAAAAGGCTTAGAGATGCAATATCTCTAAGCCCTTTTTACTTTTCATTTTTCCCCGAAACCACCCGTAAGTTGTCCAATTTCATTAGATGCTAAAGCGAGTTTGATATATAAGCGGAGAAATTTCGCTTAATTAGGAAATGGCACTGAAAATAGCTTAAATAGACGGAAAGATTCCGCCTATTTACTCGAAAAACGTAAAAATGGGTACCTTTGCTTTGCTTAATCGGAAAATCTCCGCTTATATACCTCAAACCAAGCTCTATCCTGCTGTTTAACCGAAAAATCTCCGCTTATTATTACTAACTCTGGTTACTCAATTATAATCTACATACTAAATCTCAAAATCAAGCACCCTCCAATATTTATTTCATACCCTGTGATTTACNCAAACCAAGCTCTATCCTGCTGTTTAACCGAAAAATCTCCGCTTATTATTACTAACTCTGGTTACTCAATTATAATCTACATACTAAATCTCAAAATCAAGCACCCTCCAATATTTATTTCATACCCTGTGATTTACTATTTGAATTAGGAGACGATTAGTTATTAAAATTCGCCAACATGTTTATAAATCAGTAAAAAACGCACTGTGAATTATAGTGTGAATTCAAGTGCGCTTTCCTATGTGTTTTACAATGTTTGCACCTCTGAAGTAAACCTGTTAGTTTTTGTAGCCATGTGTTTTTCTGGTTCTTAGGCCTTTTTAAAATTAACTACATGAGGGTATAGCGAATATGTAATGAATGCCATCGATTGTATGCTGGAGGTAATCAATAGGCAGCACGTGTCAGTTCACCTATTAATGTTTCGGTAGTAGTAACTTGAAGTTTTTCACCTATATGCATTAAAAGTTTAGAGCAGGGCTAAATATATGTTAATGATAATGTTTTGTGTATTGTATGATGTGTTTTTATGTAAAGCTAAAATATAACAGTGTTTTGTGAGGTGCAAGAATGTCATTGAAACCGTTGGATTCCCACTTTTATAAGCTACCAACACTCGAACTGGCACGTATGTTACTTGGAAAATTACTAGTAAAGGAAACTGTAGAGGGGATTGCTTCTGGCTGGATAGTTGAAACGGAGGCGTATAAAGGGCCAAGCGACCGTGCTGCGCATAGTTTTAATAATCGCCGGACTAAAAGAACAGAGGTTATGTTTGGTCCACCTGGCTATGCTTATGTTTATCAAATGCATACCCATAGTCTTGTAAATGTAGTAAGTGGGCAGGCGGGGCAACCGGAAGCTATTTTAATAAGAGCTGTTCAGCCGCATATCGGGATTGAGCTCATGTATAATCGCCGTGGTCATTTGAAAAAAGAAACAGAGCTTACATCTGGACCAGGTAAATTAACAAAAGCACTTGGTATTGATAAAAATGACTATGGGCGCCCCTTGTTTGAGCAGCCGTTATTTATAGCGGAAGGATTTGAACCGGAAGTGATTTCAGCTGGCCCTCGGATTGGCATTGACAATAGCGGTGAAGCGAAAGAATATCCTTGGCGCTATTGGGTGACAGATAATCCGTTTGTTTCAAGGTAGTACTTTTTATGTTAGCACAAGAAAAAGTAACGAAGGGCACTGCTTTATTAATAAGTCTAATAAAAGTAAGAGTGACACTTTGCCCTTTTTGCAAAATTGAAAGACTAACCCCTATCGTAATCTGATATTCTGTATAGTTTACATAAATAATTCAATCCTAACGGATAATCACAAAGAAGAGCTCACCTGTTCTCGCTAACACTAACGGTAAATTATGCAGCCCATCATACCAGCAAATCTAGAGTTTTAAACCATATGAGTGTACTCAAACTCCTTCATTGTCACTTTGTATAATTGCTGTAAAGTATTAATGTCCTGTCGTTAATTTTTATTAAAAATCACTTCCGAAAAACAATGTTAGAAAATCTAACATATTATGTTACAAATTATGCCGTATGTGTTAACTTTATATCAACGACAAATAATTTAATCGGAAGGGGATTTTTATAAATGAGTACATTAACAGTTGGGACTACGTTAGAAACTATTAAAGAGGAAATTAAAAAGAGTAATGTTGAGCTATTGCATTTACAATTTGTTGATATAGAGGGAGTATTAAAACATGTAACAGTTACAGTTGAGCAACTTGATGATGTGGTAGATGGAAAAATTATGTTCGATGGTTCTTCTGTTGCTGGCTTTTCACCAATTAATAAATCAGATTTGTACCTACTGCCTGACTTAAATACATTCGCAGTTTTACCATGGTCTGTTGAACCAAATTATTCTGAAGGCAGATTTATTTGTAGCATTACAAACCCGGACGGCACACTTTTTGAAGGTGACCCGCGTAATATTATGAAAAAAACTATTGATAAAGCGGCTGAAAAAGGCTACTCAATTAATGTAGGCCCGGAGCTTGAGTTCTTTCTGTTTAAAGCCGATGAAAATGGTCTGCCAATCCAAGAAACACAAGACCTTGGTGGTTACTTTGAAACTTCCCCGAGGGATTATGGTGAAAGGGTTCGTCTAGAAATTTATCGTGCACTAAAGAAAATGGGCTTTACCATTGAAGCGTCACACCA belongs to Bacillus sp. Marseille-P3661 and includes:
- a CDS encoding LysE family translocator yields the protein MDFLSIISFLGAAIVLTLMPGPDNLFTLTQSIANGKNAGIFTTLGLCTGLLVHISAATIGISAVIYQSAFAFTVVKYAGAAYLLFLAFKSFKEKESSLNLNNEDSLEYKSLYKKGIIMNLLNPKVSLFFLAFFPQFINYEYGNVSIQMLIYGILFLVQALVIFTLISIFAGKVGYFLRKNASITKKMNIIQGSLFTLIGLKITFSQK
- a CDS encoding AraC family transcriptional regulator, which encodes MKPIRKQFDPNSSFPLQIVYKDTKRIQDELPYHFHDWYELIFVHRGKGTSFIDQSVRKMEGGNVFVIPGNTIHRVIPDEKTPATSTAIYFNPLLITNRFLGDTFSYLQIFEESLRSKSYKYILQKDQQRHINTLLDQIYFELTNKEMGYRHAALTHVQLLLLFLSRTMIKNPEQNSQSTHLGPSWMKDILEYLEQHFTDKITLEMLSSHSNVSIAHLSRVFKETTGLNISEYITTKRILKAKELLLRTNDKIAAIAEQCGFESMPHFHRTFKKYIGHTPADYRKNANYNKLKS
- a CDS encoding UxaA family hydrolase; amino-acid sequence: MKNSYIQIHHNDSVIIALQSFKQGEIIEVNGSSLQLKEDIEYGHKIALKNIAVDEDVIKYGFPIGHATREITAGEWIHTHNVKTNLKGKLDYTFNQKMTKHEQLLPVNELTFNGYVRSNGDVGIRNEIWIINTVGCINKTAELLAKMATKEFSDQNIDGVYHFPHPFGCSQLGDDLHNTQKILRNLVQHPNAAGVLVLGLGCENNHIPVFKEVLGEYDENRVKFLSVQAVDDELEEGIDVIEELVNYASQFKRQPVPLSKLKVGLKCGGSDGLSGITANPLVGAFSDDLIAAGGTTVLTEVPEMFGAETILMERAKDEQTFNQIVNLVNDFKDYFIKHDQPVYENPSPGNKKGGITTLEEKSLGCVQKGGTSAVQDVHDYGGIATKPGLNLLQGPGNDLVSVTSLAASGAHIVLFTTGRGTPFGGPVPTVKISSNTALAEKKKSWIDFNAGQLVEGKPMEQLRYEFLQYVINVASGESYTNNEKNGYKEISIFKDGVFL
- a CDS encoding lactate racemase domain-containing protein; its protein translation is MDVINKLLDDVKLPKMVKVKQNFYAPEVEDVAAEVHKVINEAGVLSRIEKGDKVAIAVGSRGVAKINVLAREVVNAVKSVGGEPFVFPAMGSHGGATAEGQKGVLEHMGVTEEFIGAPIRATMEVVKVGELDNGVPCYVDKYAYEADKIIVINRIKAHTAFRGKYESGLMKMMTIGLGKQKGADAAHQYGFGYMAKHVEEIANIVMKKAPVIFGLGSIENAYDHVAKIVALPVERIPEEEPALLQEAKGLMARIMFENIDVLVVDEMGKDISGDGMDPNIIGRYATPYASGGPDVKRIVVLDLTKVTHGNANGIGLADIITKKLFDQIDYVQGFANGLTSTVTDVVKVPMFMETNELAVKAGVKTCNTFDKENVKIVRIKNTLEVGEIWISEGLLEAAKNNPEIEILSEPFEMEY
- a CDS encoding DNA-3-methyladenine glycosylase is translated as MSLKPLDSHFYKLPTLELARMLLGKLLVKETVEGIASGWIVETEAYKGPSDRAAHSFNNRRTKRTEVMFGPPGYAYVYQMHTHSLVNVVSGQAGQPEAILIRAVQPHIGIELMYNRRGHLKKETELTSGPGKLTKALGIDKNDYGRPLFEQPLFIAEGFEPEVISAGPRIGIDNSGEAKEYPWRYWVTDNPFVSR